Proteins from a genomic interval of Treponema brennaborense DSM 12168:
- a CDS encoding helix-turn-helix domain-containing protein, whose protein sequence is MDCRKTGNLIARLRKERGMTQKQLADGLFVSDKAVSKWETGAGCPDVTLLSALSRILGVDTAALLNGDLEPNDRNGGNMKKLSFYVCPDCANILSATGQAEISCCGRKLEPLAPQAADKAHAARIEKSDTDYYVTFNHEMSKMHYLTFAAYVRWDSLTLVKLYPEQEAAVRIPQLPGGTLYVACSTHGLFTQPLR, encoded by the coding sequence ATGGACTGCAGAAAAACCGGAAACCTGATAGCACGACTGCGCAAAGAGCGAGGTATGACGCAGAAACAGCTTGCCGACGGTTTGTTCGTGAGCGATAAAGCGGTTTCAAAATGGGAAACCGGCGCCGGCTGCCCCGACGTTACGCTGCTTTCCGCGCTGTCGCGCATCCTCGGTGTCGATACCGCCGCGCTTTTGAACGGAGACCTTGAACCGAACGATAGGAATGGAGGCAATATGAAAAAATTATCGTTTTACGTTTGCCCCGACTGCGCGAATATACTGAGCGCAACGGGACAGGCAGAAATTTCGTGCTGCGGCAGAAAACTGGAGCCGCTTGCACCGCAGGCGGCAGACAAAGCGCACGCAGCCCGTATCGAAAAAAGCGATACGGATTATTACGTTACGTTCAATCACGAAATGTCTAAAATGCACTATCTGACGTTCGCCGCATACGTACGCTGGGACAGTCTTACGCTCGTAAAACTGTATCCCGAACAGGAAGCCGCCGTCCGCATTCCGCAGCTGCCCGGCGGAACGCTGTACGTTGCGTGCAGTACGCACGGTCTTTTTACGCAGCCGCTGCGATAG
- a CDS encoding bifunctional GNAT family N-acetyltransferase/class I SAM-dependent methyltransferase yields the protein MDTIVSFRFARKQDIPLILSFIKELAVYEQLETQIVADEALLTEWIFDRRKAEVIFAEAEGTTVGFALFFHNFSTFLGRAGIYLEDLFVKEAFRGKGYGKALLQKLAALTVERGCGRLEWSCLNWNTPSIRFYRSFGAQPMNEWTVETYTHAAAAFEAKIAALANYDDAYRDFAHLIPPGGSLLDLACGPANASKKITSYAPLPLKITGIDLSDGMLELACKNLPEARFFKQSIIDFTVADGFGTEVNVNADCGRQQHQIRAKAGFDAAVNAFGLPYLTPEQAEASFAATFRALAPNGVVYLSFMEGSGVRMESASFWPDEPMQIHYHREHDVRRLLEKTGFSIISARHIPYAEKDGSVTTDVILFCRKAEPAR from the coding sequence ATGGATACGATCGTTTCGTTCCGGTTCGCACGGAAACAGGATATACCGCTGATTCTCTCTTTTATAAAAGAACTCGCCGTATATGAGCAGCTTGAAACGCAAATCGTTGCGGATGAGGCGTTGTTAACGGAATGGATTTTTGACAGGCGGAAGGCGGAAGTCATTTTTGCGGAAGCGGAAGGTACGACGGTAGGATTCGCGTTATTTTTTCATAATTTTTCGACATTTTTGGGAAGAGCGGGAATCTATCTGGAAGATCTGTTCGTTAAAGAAGCGTTCCGCGGCAAAGGATACGGTAAGGCGCTCCTGCAGAAACTGGCGGCACTCACCGTGGAGCGCGGCTGCGGTCGGCTTGAATGGAGCTGCCTGAACTGGAACACGCCGAGTATTCGGTTTTACCGTTCGTTCGGCGCCCAGCCGATGAACGAATGGACGGTTGAAACGTACACGCACGCTGCCGCCGCGTTTGAAGCGAAAATCGCAGCGCTTGCAAATTACGACGACGCATACCGCGATTTTGCACATCTGATTCCGCCGGGCGGCAGCCTGCTCGATCTTGCCTGCGGACCGGCAAACGCATCGAAGAAAATAACTTCGTACGCACCGCTCCCGCTCAAAATAACGGGGATAGATTTATCCGACGGGATGCTGGAACTGGCGTGCAAAAATCTGCCCGAAGCGCGCTTTTTCAAACAGTCGATCATCGATTTTACGGTTGCCGACGGATTCGGCACGGAAGTAAACGTGAATGCAGATTGCGGCCGACAGCAGCACCAAATCAGGGCAAAGGCGGGCTTTGACGCCGCGGTAAACGCGTTCGGCCTTCCGTATCTGACGCCGGAACAGGCCGAAGCGAGTTTTGCCGCAACGTTCCGCGCACTGGCACCGAACGGCGTCGTGTACCTCAGTTTTATGGAAGGATCCGGCGTCCGGATGGAAAGCGCGTCGTTCTGGCCCGATGAACCGATGCAGATCCACTATCATCGGGAACACGACGTCCGCCGGCTGCTTGAAAAAACGGGCTTTTCGATCATCAGCGCCCGCCATATCCCCTATGCGGAAAAAGACGGTTCCGTTACGACCGACGTCATACTTTTTTGCCGGAAAGCTGAACCGGCACGGTAA
- a CDS encoding helix-turn-helix transcriptional regulator, with protein MKIDRLIGILSVLLQQDKVTAPYLADKFEVSRRTIQRDIEDICRSGIPLVTLQGQNGGISIMDGFRLDRTLLTSSDMQAILAGIRSLDSVSGSARYRQLMEKLSAGNSDVLASNNHISIDLSSWYKSSIAPKIELIQAAVGNCEHISFTYFSPKGETFRRLEPYRLLFRWSSWYAWGWCLERGDFRMFKLNRMQQLTPCGSFFKPRPLPPPAADAAEDRYTERRLDVCAVFEPCMKWRLIDEYGAASFTERDDGKLLFRFRFTDKQWLFGWLLSFGAAVELIEPAECRCELAGIVRTLAAKYG; from the coding sequence TTGAAAATCGACCGCCTGATAGGGATATTATCCGTCTTGCTTCAGCAGGATAAAGTAACCGCACCGTATCTGGCGGACAAATTTGAAGTGTCGCGCCGAACCATTCAGCGCGATATCGAAGATATCTGCCGCTCGGGAATTCCGCTGGTAACGCTGCAGGGGCAGAACGGCGGGATTTCGATTATGGACGGCTTCCGCCTGGACCGGACGCTGCTGACGTCGTCCGACATGCAGGCGATTTTGGCCGGAATACGCAGTCTTGACAGCGTAAGCGGTTCCGCGCGGTATCGGCAGTTGATGGAAAAACTTTCCGCCGGGAATTCCGACGTATTGGCTTCGAACAATCACATCAGCATCGATTTGTCTTCTTGGTACAAATCGTCGATTGCGCCTAAAATCGAACTGATACAGGCGGCCGTCGGCAACTGCGAACATATCAGTTTTACGTATTTTTCTCCGAAGGGCGAAACCTTCCGCCGCCTGGAACCGTATCGGCTGCTGTTCCGCTGGTCGTCCTGGTACGCGTGGGGCTGGTGTCTTGAGCGCGGCGATTTCAGAATGTTCAAACTGAACCGTATGCAGCAGCTGACGCCGTGCGGATCGTTTTTCAAGCCGCGCCCGCTGCCGCCGCCCGCTGCGGATGCTGCCGAAGACCGGTACACCGAACGACGGCTGGACGTGTGCGCCGTATTCGAGCCGTGCATGAAATGGCGGCTGATAGACGAATACGGTGCGGCGAGTTTTACCGAACGGGACGACGGAAAACTGCTGTTCCGATTCCGTTTTACGGATAAACAGTGGCTGTTCGGCTGGCTGCTCAGTTTCGGAGCTGCCGTTGAACTGATTGAACCCGCCGAGTGCCGCTGCGAGTTGGCCGGAATCGTGCGTACGCTTGCGGCAAAATACGGCTGA
- a CDS encoding Rpn family recombination-promoting nuclease/putative transposase has translation MNADFPRWEDVTITNDFFFAYSMLHDTELCRLLLRTLLKLDAKEITYVNTQETLAAAPGSKSVRLDVLLETTGEIVNVEMQTTSEPNLFKRIRYYQSSIDIGTAQRGADYDDLKKLYVLFICTKDPFGEGLPRYTLRTVCDEHTALDVRDERFAVVYNASAYENELDSETAAMLHYIAEGGTDTETAKSFAERVFKLKTDGAAKGAFMKYEIEIKRIRKEGFAEGESLGFAAGESSGIAKGETRGMEKEKYATAGNLLSMGVLTPEQIAAATELPLETVQELAYRER, from the coding sequence ATGAACGCAGATTTTCCCCGCTGGGAAGACGTTACCATCACGAACGACTTCTTCTTCGCCTACTCGATGCTTCACGACACCGAACTGTGCCGCCTCCTTCTGCGCACACTGCTCAAGCTGGACGCAAAAGAAATCACCTACGTCAACACTCAGGAAACGCTCGCCGCCGCCCCCGGCTCCAAAAGCGTCCGCCTCGACGTGCTGCTCGAAACCACCGGTGAAATCGTCAACGTCGAGATGCAGACGACCTCCGAGCCGAACCTGTTCAAACGGATCCGCTATTATCAAAGCTCCATCGACATCGGTACCGCACAGAGGGGCGCCGATTACGACGACCTGAAAAAGCTGTACGTCCTGTTCATCTGCACGAAGGATCCGTTCGGCGAAGGGCTGCCGCGCTACACGCTCAGGACCGTCTGCGACGAGCACACTGCGCTCGACGTTCGGGACGAACGGTTTGCCGTCGTCTATAATGCCTCAGCGTATGAAAACGAGCTTGATTCTGAAACGGCGGCCATGTTACACTACATAGCGGAAGGCGGAACGGACACGGAGACGGCGAAGAGCTTTGCCGAGCGGGTGTTCAAGCTGAAAACCGACGGTGCCGCCAAGGGGGCGTTCATGAAGTACGAGATAGAAATCAAACGCATCCGTAAGGAAGGCTTTGCCGAGGGCGAATCCCTCGGTTTTGCAGCAGGCGAATCGAGCGGTATTGCTAAAGGTGAAACACGGGGCATGGAGAAAGAAAAATACGCTACAGCCGGCAACCTTTTGTCTATGGGAGTGCTTACGCCGGAGCAGATCGCCGCTGCAACGGAATTACCGCTGGAAACCGTGCAGGAGCTTGCTTACAGGGAAAGATAA
- a CDS encoding methyl-accepting chemotaxis protein: MKLQKKIGLVFFILGLAIGTTEIAAVYTPLLANFERVFGTQAEMIVTSGNNLVMTYYQYDTDEGKYVDTAMNDANLVSLFSLPKEVQDILIYLDKNGQAEASYTYKGGNYHIIRNNIVDTDYSVYITVPDETLFATVFTMRRTTVLIGAVIAAVVLAASFIIGRGIILPLLAASRSLKDIAEGSGDLSVRMPVKGNNEVSDVGRYFNKFVDSLHAMVVQIKKESELMADISAHLNEKTAGIKNDMTQISTSITDLNFKTEEQSASAAETSATIEQIARNIESLSGQIEDQSSAVTQSSAAVAQMVSNINSISNNLDKASAKFKRLQDSSTDGKTSIEDMRAVVADVSGRSALLLEMNTVIDAIASQTNMLAMNAAIEAAHAGDAGAGFSVVADEIRKLAEETASQSKQIAGELQNIVSSIETVVAASAKAENVFDEIVSEVTVSNGLVNQISMALKEQSEGSRQVLTALKNIQDITVQVRDGSVEMNGGTTAILKEMQRLTDISRQVQDNALIIANAVETIGASVDSITSESNRNGECVEALNELTGKFKL, from the coding sequence ATGAAGCTGCAGAAGAAAATAGGTCTGGTTTTTTTTATACTCGGTCTTGCGATCGGAACGACGGAAATCGCCGCCGTGTATACGCCGTTGCTCGCCAATTTCGAGCGTGTGTTCGGCACGCAGGCGGAAATGATCGTTACGTCCGGCAATAATTTGGTGATGACATATTATCAATACGACACCGATGAGGGAAAGTATGTCGATACGGCGATGAACGACGCGAATCTGGTGAGTCTGTTTTCTTTGCCGAAAGAAGTGCAGGATATCCTGATCTATCTGGATAAAAACGGTCAGGCGGAAGCGTCGTACACGTATAAGGGCGGAAACTATCATATTATCCGTAACAATATCGTCGACACCGATTACAGCGTGTACATCACCGTTCCCGATGAAACGCTGTTCGCTACGGTTTTTACCATGCGCCGTACGACCGTTCTGATCGGTGCCGTAATCGCAGCCGTGGTGCTCGCCGCTTCGTTCATTATCGGGCGGGGAATCATACTGCCGCTGCTGGCAGCTTCCCGGTCGCTGAAGGATATTGCCGAAGGCAGCGGCGACCTTTCCGTACGGATGCCGGTAAAGGGAAACAACGAAGTTTCCGACGTAGGTAGGTATTTTAATAAATTCGTCGATTCGCTGCACGCAATGGTCGTGCAGATAAAGAAGGAATCCGAACTTATGGCTGACATTTCCGCCCATTTGAACGAAAAAACGGCGGGAATAAAAAACGATATGACGCAGATTTCGACGAGTATTACCGATCTGAATTTCAAAACGGAAGAACAATCAGCTTCCGCAGCGGAAACTTCGGCAACTATTGAGCAGATCGCCCGGAACATTGAAAGCCTGTCCGGTCAGATAGAAGATCAGTCGTCTGCGGTAACTCAATCGTCGGCGGCCGTCGCTCAGATGGTGTCCAACATCAATTCGATTTCAAATAATCTCGATAAAGCTTCGGCAAAATTCAAGCGGCTGCAGGATTCTTCTACGGACGGAAAAACCAGTATAGAAGACATGCGCGCCGTCGTTGCGGACGTTTCCGGCCGTTCGGCGCTGCTGCTCGAGATGAATACGGTGATCGACGCGATCGCCAGTCAGACGAACATGCTCGCCATGAACGCGGCCATTGAAGCCGCTCACGCCGGAGACGCCGGCGCGGGATTTTCAGTCGTTGCGGACGAGATTCGCAAACTGGCGGAAGAAACGGCGTCCCAGTCGAAGCAGATTGCGGGTGAATTGCAGAACATCGTGTCCAGTATAGAAACGGTCGTTGCCGCTTCGGCAAAAGCGGAAAACGTCTTTGATGAAATCGTGTCCGAAGTTACGGTGTCGAACGGTTTGGTCAATCAGATTTCGATGGCGCTCAAAGAACAGTCTGAAGGCAGCCGGCAGGTACTGACCGCGCTGAAAAACATTCAGGACATCACGGTGCAGGTGCGCGACGGTTCCGTTGAAATGAACGGCGGAACGACCGCCATACTGAAAGAGATGCAGCGGCTGACGGATATTTCCCGGCAAGTGCAGGATAACGCGCTGATTATTGCGAACGCGGTCGAAACCATCGGCGCTTCAGTCGATTCCATCACGAGTGAATCGAACCGGAACGGTGAATGCGTCGAGGCGCTGAACGAACTGACCGGCAAGTTCAAACTGTAG
- a CDS encoding SPL family radical SAM protein: MHEVTVKGILSAENGMNLYRGCLHGCIYCDARSACYHIDHDFEDIEVKSNALELLERALARKRKKCMIGTGSMSDPYLPLERQLGRTRAALELIAEYGFGAAVQTKSDLVLRDLDVLEKINARTKCVVQLTLTTADDALCRIIEPNVAVTGRRFEVLKALQARGIPTVVWLTPILPFINDTEENIVRILDYCIAAGVYGVICFDMGLTLRDGNREYFYRKLDAHFPGLKERYVRQYGDRYVLSSPHSGALMKLFHQICRAHGIVSDADAVFRYLHRFEEKRPSGQLSLFS, from the coding sequence ATGCATGAAGTTACGGTCAAGGGAATTTTATCGGCTGAAAACGGTATGAATCTGTATCGCGGCTGTCTGCACGGCTGCATTTACTGCGACGCGCGCAGCGCCTGCTATCATATCGATCACGATTTTGAAGATATAGAAGTGAAGTCGAACGCACTGGAGCTTTTGGAGCGCGCCCTCGCCCGGAAACGTAAAAAATGCATGATCGGTACCGGTTCCATGAGCGATCCGTATCTTCCGCTTGAGCGGCAGCTCGGCCGCACGCGCGCAGCGCTCGAGCTTATCGCCGAATACGGATTCGGCGCCGCGGTGCAGACGAAAAGCGATCTGGTTCTGCGCGACCTCGACGTACTCGAAAAAATAAACGCGCGCACGAAATGCGTCGTGCAGCTGACGCTGACGACAGCCGACGACGCGCTGTGCCGGATTATCGAGCCGAACGTGGCGGTTACCGGCAGACGGTTTGAAGTTCTGAAAGCATTGCAGGCACGCGGTATTCCGACCGTCGTGTGGCTGACACCCATCCTGCCGTTTATAAACGATACCGAAGAAAATATCGTGCGTATCCTCGATTACTGCATTGCAGCGGGCGTATACGGTGTTATCTGTTTCGATATGGGATTGACGCTGCGCGACGGTAACCGCGAATATTTTTACCGTAAACTCGACGCGCATTTTCCCGGCCTGAAAGAACGATATGTCAGACAATACGGAGACCGGTACGTGCTTTCAAGTCCGCATAGCGGCGCTTTGATGAAGCTGTTTCATCAAATATGTCGGGCGCACGGCATCGTTTCCGACGCGGACGCCGTCTTCAGGTATCTGCACCGATTTGAAGAAAAACGGCCCTCGGGCCAGTTGTCCTTGTTTTCCTGA